A window of Oryctolagus cuniculus chromosome 2, mOryCun1.1, whole genome shotgun sequence genomic DNA:
CGTCCTGGGCGCATGTCCCTCGAGTGACCATCTGAATGTGAGTGCTCAGGTCTGCTAATGGTGAGGCAGAGCGGCggtctgtgtgcctgtgttctgtgtgcatgtatgcatgtgttcCCAAACGcccttctcactgtctctgcctctcctcccctgctTCCCAGCGGGTGTTCCCCTACATCTCAGCCATGGTGAACAACGGCTCCCTCAGCTACGACCATGAGCGAGACGGGCGGCCCACAGAGCTGGGGGGCTGCACAGCCATCGTCCGCAACCTGCATTATGACACCTTCCTTGTGATTCGCTATGTCAAGAGGCATCTGACGGTGAGTGCTTGGCCTGGGCCACCTGGCAGTGTGGCTGGTTGGCTCTTGCGGGATGGCCctgatttatcttttcttttaattctagaTAATGATGGATATCGACGGCAAGCATGAGTGGAGGGACTGCATTGAGGTGCCTGGGGTCCGGCTGCCCCGGGGCTACTACTTCGGCACCTCCTCCATTACTGGGGATCTCTCGGGTACAGCAGTGGGCACTCATCATTTGCGCTGAGTGAGGCCTCCTGTCCATGCCCACTCCCTAGTCAGGCCTGTCACAGGAGAGAGCCAGATGAGCAGAGCTCACCAGAGAGTCCTGTACTCTCATCCATGTTGACCCCAGCCCAGGCTTTCCTAGTTCACTTGTCTCAGGGGGAAGCTTGGTGCCACCAGAAAGCAGAATTAGGCTTTCTTGAAGCCAGCTCTGCCAGTCTGTGTCTTGTTGTTTACTTGCACATTTGTGGCTCCCTTTCCTCTGTCAAGGCCCCTCCTCATCTCCTGGTGTGCTCAGTTTCCCTCCTCTTAACAAAGCTTTTCCCTGCTCTGCCATCCCTCTCCTAACTGACCCCTGGACTCTCCTATTTGGCAAGACGTCGGATGTGCAGGGTGTCCAGGTGTTTTCATTCCCTACCCATCCACCTCCTGCCCTGCCACACTTGCACCCGAGTGCTCTGCCTTGTTAGCATTGTTCTCCTGGGAGGACTGCTATTCCTTTGCCATCTACAGTGCTCTATCCTTGTCCCCTCTTCAACTCATTTAACTATGAAATTCCTGTCTTCTTTACTTAGGTGGCATTGACAGTGCCTGGTTCTTTTTATTCATGAGTCTCCTCTGATTTCTCTTCCAATTCATGCCTGATTTggagtttctctttttaaatgcttattctCTTCCTTGCTTTGCTCTCAATTGTAACGTCTTTTGGAAACAGGGAATTGAACAATATTTATTATGGGTAAAGCTGGTTTGGAATAGAACTTTCATGTgacaaaatggaaaggaaaatacTCATCTGGACTAGGTAACAGCtcatcagctccagccattgtttttgttttatttatttatttgacatcgttacagagagggagagacagagaaagaaagagttcttTTATCCtgtgatccactccccaaatgactgcaatgcccagggctgggccaggctgaagccaggagccaggaacttcatctgggtctcccacatgggtgcagaggcccaagcacttgggtcgtcctcctgtgctttctcaggctcattagcagcaagctggatcaaaaatggaacagccaggactcaaaccggcacccattaggggtgctggcatccagtggacagctttacccaccatgccacaatgctagcccctgctGTAGGAATTCAGTGATGATGCCTAAGTCTGTGTTCTCTCCCATTGGATACCCCTAAATGcaaatttttgtatctttttttctaaGGTCCTTCTTGCTGATATCCTCTCACTTGTTAGTGCAGTGGATTGTTGAAGACTGCCAAGAAAAGTGGTTTTCCAGTTGTCCCAAGCTTTGATGCCTGTGCATTCTGGGGAGCAACCTCCCCCTTCATATTTTATCTTGTCTTGTGGTTTAAACTTAGCTCTAACAGCTAAAGCTTTTCCCAGTTGAAAATGAATCCAGAATTTTAGGATTTAGGGATCTGCAGCCTAAGCAGCTGTGGATGCCATCTCAATAATTGACATGACCAGGAATCCAAGCCCCAGCAAGTAACCAAACTCGCAGCAAGGGGCATCCCCAGCATTCAGAtgtgtggtctctctctctcttttttaaagatttatttatttgaaagtcagagttacacagagagaggagaggcagagagagagagaggtcttccatctgatggttcactccccagatggccccaaccagccagagctgcgccgatccaatgccaggagccaggagcttcttctgggtctcccacatgggtgcaggtccccaagcacttgggccatcttctactgctatcccaggccatagcagagagctggataagaagtggagcagccgggtctccaactggtgcccatatgggatgctagtgcttcaggccagggtgttaacccattgcaccacagcgctgaccccaggtGTGTGGTCTGTTAATACCAACTCCTGCTCAAAGGAATGAGACATGACATTCCTTGAGACATGGCTAATGCTCAACCTGAGGCCTGAAATATAGGAACCCAGACCTTCCCAGAAAAGCAAGGGAATTATCAGAACCTTCTTGGTTCTGTGAAAGGATTCAGGAGCCAGGTTGACTAGGCTCCACCTGACAAAGATGGGTTGAGTTGAGCATCAGTGCATTGACACACATGAAGTATGTTTACATCTGTGAGTTTATAGTGACActataaagagaaaaacccagtttctaatttcttgatcCCTTCTCTGATAATTATTAGGGAGATTCAGAGTCAGAATTTAaaggaggggctgacactgtggtgtagcaggtaaagctaccgccttcagtgccagcatcccatatgggcgccagttctagtcccggctgctccacttccgataagctctgtgctgtggcctgggaaagcagtagaagatggcctaattctAGGGTCCCTGCCCCCGTGGGAAACCctaaagaggctcctggcttcagatctgtgcagcttcagccattgaggccatctgaagagtggaccagcagatgaaagacctttctctctctgcctctgcctctgtagctctgcctttcaaataaatcttaaaaaaaaaaaaaattgaaaggagcTGCCAGGACGTAGGCATGGTGTGGAAGGCAGTGTGTTCTAGTCAGTAACTGTGCTCTGCCAGTGGCTCGTTAGACAGCTGCCAGGAGCCCTTTCCCTGTCCTGCGTGGCTGCATGTGTGtctgggggtgggagatggggaggTCTTTACTGACAGGAAGCTGTATCACCTGTGCCTCTTCTCACTGTGCTAGAAGGTTTCACATATGATAGGAGATTTAATTTGTGTtgcttctaaattttaaaattacacagTAATACATGTGTGTTGATAAAACTgaaatatgaaagaagatgaaatatGCCCCATTGCCCATCCTTAGATGAAAACATAGAGGCTCCAGTTttgttgtctttctttcttttaaatttacttatttatttgaaaggcatagtggcagagagagggagagagaaagagatcttctatctgctggttcacaccccagatggctgcagtggccagcgctgggccagactgaaaagccaggagccaggaactccattgtagtctcccacgtgggtggcaggggcccaagtgcttgggctatcctccacggctctcccaggcactgtaacaggaagttggatctgaaacagagcagccagaactcaaaccggccctctgatatgggcaactgcaccacagtgctggcccctcggattatttttttcaatgtcaCTGCTAGTTAACTGTTGATCAGAGGCTTGGCCCAAGATACTGACTCCAAGATACCCCTCTCTGAGATTGCTTGTCATTCCTTTTGTCTAGATAATCATGACGTCATTTCCTTGAAGTTGTTTGAACTGACAGTGGAGAGAACcccagaagaggagaagctgcaTCGAGATGTGTTCTTGCCCTCCGTGGACAACATGAAGCTGCCTGAGAGTGAGCACAGGGCATTCTGGGAAATGGCCCATGGGCAGGGAGGAGGTTGCGGTGATGTGTGAGGACTCACAGCTTGCAGGGCGCTGTCCTTGCACTGCACCTGCTTTTCCACTTGTCCTCATGTTACGCAGGCGCAGCAGGGGAAAAGGGAGCGTGTGAGCTCTGGCCCCCCAGAAGTGGGCGTCAGAGTCGGGACTGGCCGGCTTGTAGGTTGCTGCTGCACTGGAGGGCCCCCCATTTCTGACCTGCTTCTCTCTTGCTTCCTCAGTGACAGCCCCGCTGCCGCCCCTGAGTGGCCTGGCCCTCTTCCTCATCGTCTTCTTCTCTCTGGTGTTCTCCGTGTTTGCCATTGTCATTGGTATCATACTGTACAACAAATGGCAGGAACAGAGCCGAAAGCGCTTCTACTGAGCCCTCCTGCCACCGTCACGTCTGTGATTATCCCCGTGAGGTGTGGGGAGAGCAGGCGCTGGCCTGGGCACGCAGCCTTGCAGGTCTTCCCCGGTCTCCAGCAGCGCTCAGGGCTATGTTCCGTCACTGGAGCTTCGGATGCAGGGATCCCGCGGCCCAGGGGTCACCCACTGAGACATCTGACTCTGGTCCAGGAAGCCACCCACCCCAGGGCAGTGCTGCTGTGATGTGCCTTTccctgccgtccctccacctggGGGAGAGGAGGCGTGGAGAGAACGTATGCTGTTCTGATGCGAAAACCACAGAACAGAATCTGATAGCCCGGGCCACCTTGGATTCCTAGGGCCTCTCTGCTTCACTTTTCAATCCATAAACAATAGAAAACTGGTAACTCGCATACCTTGTAAACATCCAGGCGTTGGTTTGCGTTTTGCCCGAGCTGTATCCACCTGAGGATCTGGACGGGAGCTTCTTCCCTGCCTCACCGTCCTCTCCTGCCGTTCATCATCCTCTCTGTGTGCAGCCTGAGCTGGGACAGACATTTGGATacctctctgctggggcctgggctgcagcGCAAACTGAGCCTTATTAGGGGCCCTGGGGATTTCTGCTTGGCTCACGGCTCCAGCTTCTGCTCTGTAGCAGGGGCTTAGGTCTGATGGCGTGTCTGCAACCTTTCTATTCAGATCTTCAGGTCTTCGGTCAAGGTTGGCTGGAATTCAGTGTGTGCATATCAATAAACTTGGAGGACTTTATGGATGCCATGAGATTAACTGTGAAACTGACCAGCTCCACATTTGACACTGAACGCAGCGTCAGTCATGTGGTCTGACCACGTGGAGATGTTTCAGGACGCCCTGGAGCCTGCCTAGCTGCATGCTGTGTGTTGATCATGATTTTCGGAATCCCGTTTGAGTGCTGAAGTGTAAggaagctttcttcctatcaCCTGGGCTTGGACACTTCCCAAAGAGGAAACCTGGCTGCTTTTTTCTTGATGGAGAAGAAACCGCTGCTGTTGTCCTGTTGCAAGTCTGGGAGCAATAGATCCTCATCATCTGTGCCTGGAAGAGCTCGTGGTCATGGAACAACAAGCCCGAGTCCTCTGCGTGTCAGTCCTTACTCTACTGCCTTATCTGACAAGGGGTCACATGCTGCTCACGTGTCTGCCCTGTGATCAAATTGGTTATAGGCCAGAGTCTTCCTGGAGGGCCTGGAACTCTGAGCTCTCCTGTGGACCTCTGTAGCCCAATGGAAATTCTTAAAATGGCTGATGGAACCGAACATGAGCTTCTGAGTGAGTGTCCTTTCTTCTGGGGGGTGAGGTCAGGGACAGGCGCAGGCCCGTCTCCTGAGCCTCAAGCCCATCAACTCCTGCTGGGCCTTCTGGTTGGGAAAGCCCTCCACTCAGCCCGGAAGGGTGGGGGGAGCGTGGCTGCACACAGGGCTCTGGTCTCCTGTTTCCTAGGTGCTCAATCGAGCGGCACAGGCTGTCCTGCTGTCCCGCAGGTGGGACGGAGGTGGGGTGGAGAAAGAAGGCCTCCTCCTAATGACATCCTCACCATGACAGTGGCTCCAGGTGCCAGAGGACAAACTGGGCTCTACAGCTTGGCCTAGGACCAAGGAGACTGGTAGAAGAGATAggtgttttgtgtattttgagtTCAAGGGGAGATGGATTGGATCTTTGTGATGCGAGGACCTTTAAGGGCTCCTGAGATGGCCAAGGAAGGGGAGCAGGAAGAGAGGGTCTCATCCACCATAGGCGTGGGTTAAGAGGGATTGAACTTGGGGGTGCTTATATGATTCTAGCTCAAGAGCACatgaggccttttttttttttttttttgacaggcagagttagtgagaaagagagacagaaaggtcttccttctgctgggccatccccccaaatggccgccacagccggtgcactgcaccaatccaaagccaggagccaggtgcttcctcctggtctcccatgcgggtgcaggggcccaagcacttgggccatcctccactgccttcccgggccacagcagagaactggactggaagaagagcagccgggacagaaccggtgccccaaccgggactagaacctggagtaccagcgccacaggtggaggattagcctagtgagccacggcacgggtcttttttttttttttaaaaaaaaggtatatttatttgaaaggcagagagaccttccatctgctggttcactccccaggtgtccacaattgccagttctgggccaggctgacaccaggaaccagaaacttcatctgagtctcccacttgagtgcaggggctcaagcatttgggccatctcctgctgttttcccaggtgcattagcagggagccggttcagaagcagagcagccggaactccaagtggcactctgatacaggttgCTGGTagcaatggctttaccctctgcaccacagcactggcccacacacgaggagttttttgttttgttttgttttagatttatcatttcaaagacaaaggtacacagagagatcttccatctactggttcactccccagatggccacaatggccaggactgggtcaggctgaagccaggagttagatccgtgtcgcccacatgggtgcaggggcccaggcacttgggccatcttgcactgcttttttc
This region includes:
- the LMAN2L gene encoding VIP36-like protein isoform X2; amino-acid sequence: MAAALGASGWWQRWRRRLSARDGSRMLLLLLLLGSGQGPRQVGAGQTFEYLKREHSLSKPYQGVGTGSSSLWNLMGNAMVMTQYIRLTPDMQSKQGALWNRVPCFLRDWELQVHFKIHGQGKKNLHGDGLAIWYTKDRMQPGPVFGNMDKFVGLGVFVDTYPNEEKQQERVFPYISAMVNNGSLSYDHERDGRPTELGGCTAIVRNLHYDTFLVIRYVKRHLTIMMDIDGKHEWRDCIEVPGVRLPRGYYFGTSSITGDLSDNHDVISLKLFELTVERTPEEEKLHRDVFLPSVDNMKLPEMTAPLPPLSGLALFLIVFFSLVFSVFAIVIGIILYNKWQEQSRKRFY
- the LMAN2L gene encoding VIP36-like protein isoform X1, coding for MAAALGASGWWQRWRRRLSARDGSRMLLLLLLLGSGQGPRQVGAGQTFEYLKREHSLSKPYQGVGTGSSSLWNLMGNAMVMTQYIRLTPDMQSKQGALWNRVPCFLRDWELQVHFKIHGQGKKNLHGDGLAIWYTKDRMQPGPVFGNMDKFVGLGVFVDTYPNEEKQQEAQKRRYSPGVQRVFPYISAMVNNGSLSYDHERDGRPTELGGCTAIVRNLHYDTFLVIRYVKRHLTIMMDIDGKHEWRDCIEVPGVRLPRGYYFGTSSITGDLSDNHDVISLKLFELTVERTPEEEKLHRDVFLPSVDNMKLPEMTAPLPPLSGLALFLIVFFSLVFSVFAIVIGIILYNKWQEQSRKRFY
- the LMAN2L gene encoding VIP36-like protein isoform X4 is translated as MDKGRRICMAMAWRSGTRRIGCSQAQKRRYSPGVQRVFPYISAMVNNGSLSYDHERDGRPTELGGCTAIVRNLHYDTFLVIRYVKRHLTIMMDIDGKHEWRDCIEVPGVRLPRGYYFGTSSITGDLSDNHDVISLKLFELTVERTPEEEKLHRDVFLPSVDNMKLPEMTAPLPPLSGLALFLIVFFSLVFSVFAIVIGIILYNKWQEQSRKRFY
- the LMAN2L gene encoding VIP36-like protein isoform X6 → MDKGRRICMAMAWRSGTRRIGCSQRVFPYISAMVNNGSLSYDHERDGRPTELGGCTAIVRNLHYDTFLVIRYVKRHLTIMMDIDGKHEWRDCIEVPGVRLPRGYYFGTSSITGDLSDNHDVISLKLFELTVERTPEEEKLHRDVFLPSVDNMKLPEMTAPLPPLSGLALFLIVFFSLVFSVFAIVIGIILYNKWQEQSRKRFY
- the LMAN2L gene encoding VIP36-like protein isoform X3, encoding MQPGPVFGNMDKFVGLGVFVDTYPNEEKQQEAQKRRYSPGVQRVFPYISAMVNNGSLSYDHERDGRPTELGGCTAIVRNLHYDTFLVIRYVKRHLTIMMDIDGKHEWRDCIEVPGVRLPRGYYFGTSSITGDLSDNHDVISLKLFELTVERTPEEEKLHRDVFLPSVDNMKLPEMTAPLPPLSGLALFLIVFFSLVFSVFAIVIGIILYNKWQEQSRKRFY
- the LMAN2L gene encoding VIP36-like protein isoform X5 — protein: MQPGPVFGNMDKFVGLGVFVDTYPNEEKQQERVFPYISAMVNNGSLSYDHERDGRPTELGGCTAIVRNLHYDTFLVIRYVKRHLTIMMDIDGKHEWRDCIEVPGVRLPRGYYFGTSSITGDLSDNHDVISLKLFELTVERTPEEEKLHRDVFLPSVDNMKLPEMTAPLPPLSGLALFLIVFFSLVFSVFAIVIGIILYNKWQEQSRKRFY